A single region of the Verrucomicrobiia bacterium genome encodes:
- a CDS encoding DUF1559 domain-containing protein, with translation MKRRGFTLIELLVVISIVGLLAAMLLPALKQARESARASSCASNLRQMGLATQMYVDDYGRYFTYFTMQGANRLWYFGLESPYNFNGPPGSRHIDLTKAKLYPYIQSLHGVEVCPSYNYRSPLWRQKFDQITYGYGFNIYGLTTNNVGRTQSDVRNPSRIICFADTAQINTFQAPASLAHPMLEESYFVEYSNLVIPTTHFRHNGFANVLFCDSHVEPMALAPGTIDTHLPQEKIGRLNANGDTTLFW, from the coding sequence ATGAAGCGTCGAGGATTCACGCTGATCGAACTGCTGGTGGTCATCAGCATCGTGGGCCTGTTGGCGGCGATGCTGCTGCCCGCGCTCAAACAGGCGCGCGAATCAGCGCGCGCCTCTTCCTGCGCATCCAACCTCCGCCAGATGGGGTTGGCGACCCAGATGTACGTGGACGATTACGGAAGATACTTTACCTATTTCACCATGCAGGGGGCAAATCGGCTGTGGTATTTTGGCCTGGAGTCACCCTACAACTTCAACGGGCCACCGGGCTCGCGTCACATCGACCTGACAAAGGCGAAACTTTATCCGTACATCCAATCGCTGCATGGGGTCGAGGTCTGCCCCAGCTACAATTATCGCTCGCCGTTGTGGCGACAAAAGTTCGACCAGATCACGTACGGCTATGGTTTCAACATCTACGGCCTCACCACGAACAACGTCGGCAGAACCCAGTCCGACGTGCGCAATCCGTCACGCATCATCTGTTTCGCGGACACGGCACAGATCAACACGTTTCAAGCACCGGCGTCACTGGCTCACCCCATGTTGGAGGAATCTTATTTTGTCGAGTACTCGAACCTGGTGATCCCGACCACGCATTTTCGGCACAACGGCTTTGCCAACGTCCTGTTCTGCGACAGCCACGTCGAACCCATGGCCTTGGCTCCAGGAACGATCGACACCCACCTGCCGCAGGAAAAAATCGGCCGTCTCAACGCAAACGGGGATACGACTTTATTTTGGTAA
- a CDS encoding MDR family oxidoreductase, with protein sequence MALPNPFRAVVLENSNGTVRAVVKELPVNSLPEGDVLVSVAYSSLNYKDALAVTNRGKIVRRFPMVPGVDFSGVVAEATAGPFQPGDPVVLTGWGVGEEHWGGFAQLARVKSEWLVPLHQGLTSKQAMQIGTAGLTAMFCIMALEERGVRPDKGEIIVTGATGGVGCVAVVLLAKLGYRVVASTGKADAHEFLQSLGAHEVIDRSELVARSDKPLERGRWAGAVDSVGGETLAALLRQMDREGCVTAVGLAGGAELHATVYPFILRAVSLVGISSVYTATERRRAAWTRLASELPMETLDRLTRTARLIDMPALCEQMIDGKLRGRVVIDVNA encoded by the coding sequence ATGGCACTTCCCAACCCATTCAGAGCCGTGGTCCTCGAGAACTCAAACGGCACTGTCCGTGCCGTAGTTAAGGAACTCCCTGTCAATTCCCTGCCGGAAGGTGACGTTCTTGTTTCCGTTGCCTATTCGAGTTTGAACTACAAGGACGCGCTCGCTGTCACCAACCGCGGCAAGATAGTGCGTCGGTTCCCGATGGTACCGGGCGTTGATTTCTCCGGCGTTGTAGCGGAGGCAACAGCAGGGCCGTTCCAACCCGGCGATCCGGTCGTGCTCACCGGCTGGGGTGTGGGCGAGGAACATTGGGGCGGGTTCGCACAACTCGCGCGCGTGAAATCGGAGTGGCTGGTACCGTTGCATCAGGGATTGACATCAAAACAGGCCATGCAGATTGGCACCGCTGGCTTGACGGCAATGTTCTGCATCATGGCGCTGGAGGAACGTGGTGTGCGACCTGACAAGGGCGAGATCATTGTTACAGGTGCAACGGGAGGCGTGGGTTGTGTTGCGGTGGTGTTGCTGGCAAAACTCGGATACCGCGTTGTCGCCTCGACCGGCAAAGCCGACGCGCACGAGTTCCTGCAATCTCTTGGCGCACATGAGGTCATTGACCGTAGTGAGTTGGTCGCCCGGAGTGACAAGCCGCTGGAGCGGGGACGGTGGGCGGGAGCGGTGGATTCGGTCGGCGGGGAAACGCTCGCCGCATTGTTGCGACAGATGGACCGCGAGGGCTGCGTGACGGCGGTCGGCCTGGCGGGCGGCGCGGAACTTCATGCAACCGTTTACCCATTTATTTTGCGTGCGGTGAGCCTGGTTGGTATTTCTTCCGTGTACACAGCTACGGAACGCCGACGCGCAGCGTGGACACGGCTGGCGAGCGAATTACCAATGGAAACACTCGATCGTCTGACCCGGACAGCGCGACTGATCGACATGCCCGCGCTGTGTGAGCAGATGATCGACGGAAAACTTCGCGGTCGCGTGGTGATCGATGTGAACGCGTGA
- a CDS encoding CdaR family protein encodes MGWISNNAGLKVASLVLATCAWFFVKGITSDRRPINGVPLEVKVKTGLTVLATSTATVNVTVRGTREDVRQVSRQDLSAVVDLTRTNQLGSITMRLSPSSVRHPPRVQVTEVDPAEVTVNVDEMIERNLPVQPQLGGELPPNLSVERVITQPETVKVRGPKTLLSGMANITTLPIDVTGRHTSFRERVELTPLAFPERLAQRHWVEVDVRIGVGRSVDTTPGRGIEQRP; translated from the coding sequence ATGGGCTGGATCTCCAATAACGCGGGTCTCAAAGTGGCGTCGTTGGTATTGGCGACGTGCGCGTGGTTTTTCGTCAAGGGCATCACCAGCGACAGGCGCCCGATCAACGGCGTGCCGTTGGAGGTCAAGGTGAAGACGGGATTGACCGTGCTGGCCACCAGCACCGCGACGGTCAATGTGACCGTGCGCGGCACGCGCGAGGACGTGCGGCAAGTCTCGCGGCAGGATTTGTCCGCGGTGGTGGATTTGACCCGGACCAACCAATTGGGATCAATCACCATGCGGCTCTCACCGTCCTCGGTCCGACATCCTCCGCGCGTGCAGGTGACGGAAGTCGATCCGGCGGAAGTGACCGTCAACGTTGACGAAATGATTGAGCGCAACCTGCCGGTGCAGCCACAACTCGGCGGCGAACTGCCTCCCAATTTGTCCGTCGAACGCGTGATTACCCAGCCCGAGACCGTAAAAGTGAGGGGACCGAAGACACTCCTGAGCGGAATGGCCAATATCACCACCCTGCCCATCGACGTAACAGGGCGGCACACCTCGTTTCGCGAGCGCGTTGAGTTGACACCGCTGGCGTTTCCCGAGCGGCTTGCGCAGCGGCATTGGGTGGAGGTGGACGTACGGATTGGCGTGGGGCGCTCGGTTGACACCACGCCGGGGCGGGGTATAGAACAAAGGCCGTAA
- a CDS encoding glycoside hydrolase family 99-like domain-containing protein produces the protein MNSKVLTPRVAGLLAAVLVYSTAAAQDPLPQGRDNVHWKNIPRQVLAFYYGWYGNPATSGRWFHWENANETAKKIGNSTHYPVLGPYDSHDTKVIEQHCRWAKAAGISGFIASWWAPGDFHDQGLPLLLDAAQKNGLTVTAYFEIVHPENAPKPDGAVKDVLYLLEHYGKHPAWLKVNGKPVVFVYSRAINQIKVDGWLQVINEVNKKYPGGAIFIGDQITKGAASVFDGIHTYNPTGSTAGKSPEQVRAWAHAAYPNWIQIAGKNRIACLTVIPGYDDSKLGRPAPRPITDRRDRETCQILFEEAVAANPDWILITSWNEWHEGSEIEPSLENGERALKTVAAFAPNFCRLRPRP, from the coding sequence ATGAATAGCAAGGTGCTGACTCCACGCGTTGCCGGCCTTCTGGCCGCCGTCCTTGTTTACAGCACCGCTGCTGCGCAGGATCCGTTGCCACAGGGCCGCGACAACGTGCACTGGAAGAACATACCGCGGCAAGTCCTGGCATTTTACTACGGTTGGTACGGCAATCCCGCTACATCGGGCCGCTGGTTCCATTGGGAAAACGCGAATGAAACCGCGAAGAAGATCGGGAATTCGACCCATTATCCGGTCTTGGGCCCTTACGACAGCCACGATACCAAGGTGATTGAGCAACATTGTCGTTGGGCCAAAGCCGCCGGTATCAGCGGGTTCATCGCAAGCTGGTGGGCACCGGGAGATTTCCACGATCAGGGCCTGCCGTTGCTGCTCGACGCAGCACAAAAGAACGGACTTACAGTTACCGCGTATTTTGAAATCGTTCATCCGGAAAACGCCCCGAAGCCGGACGGCGCAGTCAAAGACGTGCTCTATCTCCTGGAACATTACGGCAAGCACCCGGCGTGGTTGAAAGTGAACGGCAAACCAGTCGTCTTTGTCTATTCACGCGCGATTAATCAAATTAAAGTGGATGGCTGGCTTCAGGTAATAAACGAGGTAAATAAAAAATACCCCGGTGGCGCGATCTTCATCGGCGATCAAATCACCAAAGGCGCCGCGAGCGTCTTTGACGGCATTCACACTTATAATCCCACCGGCTCCACCGCCGGAAAATCGCCCGAACAGGTCCGCGCCTGGGCGCACGCCGCTTACCCCAACTGGATCCAAATCGCCGGAAAGAATCGCATCGCCTGTCTGACGGTCATCCCGGGCTACGACGACAGCAAATTAGGGCGCCCCGCGCCACGTCCGATTACGGACCGCCGGGACCGCGAAACCTGTCAGATTCTCTTCGAGGAGGCGGTCGCCGCCAATCCCGATTGGATTCTCATCACCAGTTGGAACGAATGGCATGAGGGGAGCGAGATCGAGCCTTCGCTTGAAAACGGCGAGCGCGCACTAAAAACGGTCGCCGCCTTCGCGCCAAATTTCTGTAGGTTGAGGCCGCGCCCATGA
- the cdaA gene encoding diadenylate cyclase CdaA gives METIPEFIAAYWKPVFEIALLAAFIYYMFLLFRGTRGAAVLTGFIIVLLVIVGLTQLFELDVISWILGRFFTFLAIAVLVIFQPELRRALAEVGSRQLFSSPKQRGEMIDVLVETARSLSQKRCGGLMAVEREIGFRGVSDTGVPIGAKATPELLTTIFFPNTPLHDGGVVLRGDQIVAAACVFPLTQRQGLSASTGMRHRAAMGLTEDSDAVVVVVSEETGEISVAHRGHLVQGLDPDGLRAFLATTLISVPRRGNWLAELGRRVFSSLSVRETRSGTGEVIDTTAEGFSDHAETEAEHSEERHGEARR, from the coding sequence ATGGAAACCATTCCAGAATTTATCGCCGCGTACTGGAAGCCGGTCTTTGAGATCGCGCTGCTGGCGGCATTCATTTACTATATGTTTTTGCTGTTCCGCGGGACGCGCGGGGCAGCGGTGCTCACCGGTTTTATCATCGTCCTGCTCGTCATTGTGGGCCTGACGCAACTGTTCGAGTTGGACGTGATCAGTTGGATTCTCGGCCGCTTTTTCACCTTCCTCGCCATCGCTGTGTTGGTCATCTTCCAGCCCGAGTTGCGGCGGGCCCTCGCGGAGGTCGGCAGCCGCCAATTGTTCTCGAGTCCCAAGCAACGCGGAGAGATGATCGACGTCCTGGTGGAAACCGCGCGCTCACTGTCGCAGAAGCGTTGCGGTGGCCTGATGGCAGTCGAACGCGAAATTGGTTTCCGGGGCGTCTCCGATACCGGGGTGCCGATTGGCGCGAAGGCCACCCCGGAGTTGCTCACGACAATTTTCTTCCCAAACACGCCTTTGCACGACGGTGGCGTGGTCTTGCGCGGCGATCAGATCGTGGCGGCGGCGTGCGTGTTCCCGTTGACACAGAGGCAGGGGTTGAGCGCGAGTACGGGGATGCGCCACCGTGCGGCGATGGGATTGACCGAGGATTCGGATGCCGTCGTGGTGGTGGTGAGCGAAGAGACCGGCGAAATCTCCGTCGCCCACCGCGGCCATTTGGTGCAGGGGCTCGATCCCGACGGTTTGCGGGCGTTCCTGGCGACGACGTTGATCTCCGTTCCTCGTCGCGGCAACTGGCTGGCGGAACTGGGACGGCGTGTGTTCAGCAGTCTGTCGGTCCGTGAGACACGGTCGGGAACCGGAGAAGTGATCGACACTACGGCTGAGGGATTCAGTGACCACGCGGAGACGGAAGCGGAGCACAGTGAAGAGCGGCACGGGGAGGCACGGCGTTAA
- a CDS encoding PEP-CTERM sorting domain-containing protein — translation MFRPQAVVVSAAVFCWAAFVSASTQASSFADFVVSYNPGTSPAAGFTNTTAVLGAPTASATVTAPPFQKTQILSLGFGGSLIVGFNSPVSNNPANPFGLDFTIFNNSFFTLSGSTINGVFTHAGLTVYASQDDTNFYLLSSSTNNGAGGLYPTAGAGNPFLPVNPALGLSAFTGGTTSNALALYNGSAGGASYDLSSAIDTNSNPVNLNWISYVEIINTSTNSVGEIDAFAVVPEPSSLILVVTASLGVFVFKRHRRLVLGLAIAAFAAQSTLASTSLTENFSSNPFGTWSFGIGDNSNNQFTWTNTPGVYTGDSNGELDVHLNSSLPTARLQRPLGVMVTDTNDFTLTTRFSFHIISAPGEQGMQIAFGLVNSSLTGGDRTGTSTNFNSDNTFHTVEFNYFPNVSTFFNSGPTLTPAVTGAQTTSNADAFGNFASIFGPDSDLGDNTNGVTELPQDVTLEATLAYDGASKTLALTVSQVNSNGTLTLIDTEVPSMDLVANGYNTNFPFRVDTLAIMAYQDGFTTTNDPSLVADLRFQGFDFTTSASAPQPPGFVSISIVGTNVSLAFPTIATSLYDVQSRTDLASGSWSTIASNIVGTGGLVTNIDVGGAVVPRRFYRVGLQTN, via the coding sequence ATGTTCCGTCCCCAGGCCGTTGTTGTTTCTGCCGCAGTCTTTTGCTGGGCAGCGTTTGTTTCCGCGTCCACTCAAGCCAGCTCTTTCGCTGACTTCGTCGTTTCGTACAACCCCGGTACCAGCCCCGCGGCTGGTTTCACCAATACAACCGCGGTCCTCGGTGCGCCGACCGCTTCGGCAACAGTCACCGCTCCACCTTTCCAAAAAACCCAGATTCTCAGCCTGGGTTTCGGAGGTTCCTTGATCGTGGGGTTCAATTCGCCCGTCAGTAACAATCCGGCTAATCCATTCGGATTGGACTTCACGATCTTCAACAATTCGTTCTTTACCCTGTCGGGCAGTACTATTAATGGAGTCTTCACTCATGCGGGGTTGACCGTCTACGCCAGCCAGGACGATACGAATTTTTATCTCCTGAGCAGTTCCACCAATAACGGGGCCGGAGGTTTGTATCCTACGGCAGGCGCTGGCAATCCATTTCTGCCAGTCAACCCGGCGCTTGGCCTGTCGGCTTTTACGGGTGGAACAACATCGAACGCGTTGGCGTTGTACAACGGTTCTGCCGGAGGCGCTTCCTATGACCTCAGCAGCGCCATCGACACGAACAGCAATCCGGTGAACCTGAACTGGATCTCTTACGTGGAAATTATCAACACTTCCACAAATTCTGTCGGGGAAATCGACGCGTTCGCGGTCGTTCCCGAGCCATCGTCTCTCATACTTGTCGTCACCGCATCCTTGGGTGTGTTCGTGTTCAAGCGTCATCGCCGGCTTGTGTTGGGATTGGCCATCGCTGCATTTGCCGCGCAGTCAACTCTCGCCTCGACCAGCCTCACTGAAAACTTCTCCAGCAATCCGTTTGGCACCTGGTCATTCGGAATCGGAGACAACAGTAACAATCAGTTTACCTGGACCAATACACCCGGCGTTTACACCGGAGACTCAAACGGCGAACTGGACGTGCATCTGAATTCGTCCCTGCCGACGGCGCGGCTCCAGCGCCCGCTCGGCGTCATGGTGACGGACACCAACGACTTCACGCTCACCACGCGCTTTAGTTTTCACATCATCAGCGCGCCGGGTGAGCAAGGGATGCAGATCGCCTTCGGGCTTGTGAACAGTTCGCTCACCGGCGGCGACCGCACCGGCACCTCCACCAACTTCAATAGTGACAACACATTCCACACCGTCGAGTTCAACTACTTCCCGAATGTCTCGACTTTCTTTAACTCAGGACCGACGCTCACGCCCGCAGTGACCGGAGCGCAGACCACCAGCAACGCCGATGCATTCGGCAATTTTGCTTCGATCTTCGGCCCGGATTCCGATCTCGGTGATAACACCAACGGTGTCACGGAGTTGCCGCAGGACGTCACGCTGGAAGCCACGCTGGCCTATGACGGCGCGAGCAAAACGCTGGCGCTGACAGTAAGCCAGGTGAATTCCAACGGCACGCTCACGCTCATCGACACGGAAGTGCCCTCGATGGATCTTGTCGCGAACGGTTACAACACCAACTTCCCTTTCAGGGTCGATACCCTGGCGATCATGGCCTATCAGGATGGGTTTACCACCACGAACGATCCATCCCTGGTCGCGGATCTGCGGTTCCAGGGATTTGATTTCACGACATCCGCCTCCGCGCCCCAGCCGCCGGGCTTCGTGTCGATCAGCATCGTTGGCACAAATGTCTCCCTGGCCTTCCCCACGATCGCCACCTCCCTTTACGATGTTCAGAGCAGGACCGACCTTGCGTCCGGATCCTGGAGCACTATTGCGAGCAACATCGTCGGCACAGGCGGGTTGGTAACTAACATCGATGTTGGCGGGGCCGTGGTGCCTCGTCGGTTTTACCGGGTTGGCTTACAGACCAATTGA
- the folP gene encoding dihydropteroate synthase: MAATFQWDTSRALTMGVLNVTPDSFSDGGKFLDVDRAVAHARDMAKAGADIIDVGGESTRPGATSVSTDEELGRVLPVIECLRDLVISVDTTKAAVAEKALVAGARIVNDVSALRFDPRMAETVCTAGAGLVLMHMQGTPQTMQQQPRYDDVVAEVISFLAGRIAFAEAQGLKKTQIAVDPGIGFGKTVADNLRLLAHLEEFSSLGCPVLVGTSRKSFIGKVLVPVGAGPAREANGRLWGTAATVAWAVAHGARILRVHDVAEMSDVVRMVEAVQQAR; this comes from the coding sequence GTGGCGGCGACATTTCAATGGGACACTTCGCGCGCGCTCACCATGGGCGTACTGAACGTCACCCCCGATTCGTTTTCCGACGGCGGGAAATTTCTCGATGTTGACCGCGCTGTTGCGCACGCCCGTGACATGGCCAAAGCGGGGGCCGACATCATCGATGTTGGCGGGGAAAGCACGCGGCCGGGCGCCACGTCCGTGAGCACGGATGAGGAATTGGGCCGTGTCCTGCCGGTGATCGAATGTTTGCGGGATTTGGTCATCTCCGTGGACACAACGAAAGCTGCGGTTGCGGAGAAGGCACTGGTGGCGGGCGCGCGCATCGTGAACGACGTCAGCGCGTTGCGGTTCGATCCACGGATGGCCGAAACTGTGTGCACCGCAGGGGCCGGCTTGGTGTTGATGCACATGCAAGGGACGCCGCAAACGATGCAACAACAACCGCGTTACGATGACGTGGTCGCGGAAGTAATCTCATTCCTGGCGGGTCGAATCGCGTTTGCCGAGGCGCAGGGGCTAAAAAAAACACAAATCGCCGTTGACCCCGGTATCGGCTTCGGCAAAACTGTAGCGGATAACTTGCGATTGCTCGCGCACCTGGAGGAATTCAGCTCGTTGGGCTGTCCGGTGCTGGTGGGCACATCGCGGAAGTCATTCATTGGCAAGGTGCTCGTCCCGGTCGGAGCCGGGCCGGCGCGTGAGGCAAATGGCCGGCTTTGGGGAACAGCCGCCACCGTCGCGTGGGCCGTGGCACACGGGGCACGCATCCTGCGTGTGCACGACGTGGCCGAGATGTCTGACGTGGTGCGAATGGTGGAAGCTGTGCAGCAGGCCCGATAA
- a CDS encoding tetratricopeptide repeat protein yields MYAAFKLSREWLAYYLRRRAYAYERSGDWTNTERMTRLCVVLVPDDAWSWEHLGGALEMLGRYDEQERAYRKAVALAPSSPYAAGGLGGALFFLGRPVEAEQWMRKAVDLNPSIAQLQNDFAASLLALGRLDESEVHLREAMRLDPGLAMPHTTFADILFQRGRVKEAEAEYREAVRLQPQRVKTHNALGLFLMQMDRLGEAQKEFQEVLRLNPGFHDVHGNLGTLYWMQGNLTEAEQEFREAVRLSPSYAMASKQLAHFLLEGKGRHQFNQGKLLDAQETCREVIRLSPNSALAYNALGAMLTTDSNRWEEAEELIKKSLQLASAEEKPLCLENLGQLLTNQPQRQVEAVAAYQEALAGFSASGHTDEVNRVQAILNRLETQ; encoded by the coding sequence ATGTATGCAGCATTTAAGCTCAGTCGGGAGTGGCTCGCTTACTACTTGCGTCGAAGGGCTTACGCGTACGAACGATCGGGCGATTGGACCAACACCGAGCGGATGACGCGACTGTGCGTTGTATTGGTTCCAGATGACGCATGGAGCTGGGAACATCTCGGCGGCGCGCTGGAAATGCTTGGGCGATACGACGAACAGGAACGTGCGTACCGCAAGGCAGTTGCGCTAGCGCCAAGTTCTCCCTATGCCGCAGGAGGATTAGGAGGGGCGTTGTTCTTCCTGGGACGTCCCGTGGAAGCGGAACAGTGGATGCGCAAAGCCGTCGATTTGAACCCATCGATCGCTCAGTTGCAAAATGATTTTGCCGCCTCACTTCTCGCATTGGGTCGTTTGGACGAATCTGAAGTGCATCTTCGCGAAGCCATGCGGCTCGACCCCGGTTTGGCAATGCCTCATACCACCTTTGCTGACATCCTGTTTCAAAGGGGAAGGGTCAAAGAGGCAGAGGCAGAATACCGAGAGGCGGTGCGACTTCAACCGCAGAGAGTCAAAACCCATAACGCGCTCGGTTTGTTCTTAATGCAGATGGATCGTCTAGGAGAGGCACAAAAGGAATTTCAAGAAGTTCTCCGGCTAAATCCAGGCTTCCATGACGTACATGGCAATTTGGGCACGCTCTACTGGATGCAGGGGAACCTAACCGAGGCCGAGCAGGAGTTTCGAGAGGCAGTTCGCCTCTCTCCCTCGTACGCGATGGCCTCCAAGCAGCTTGCGCACTTCTTGCTAGAAGGCAAAGGCCGACATCAGTTCAACCAAGGCAAGTTGCTGGACGCACAAGAAACTTGCCGAGAAGTCATACGTCTTTCACCGAATAGTGCGTTGGCATATAACGCCCTGGGAGCCATGTTGACAACCGATTCCAACCGCTGGGAAGAAGCAGAGGAACTAATTAAGAAATCTTTACAGCTCGCGTCTGCCGAAGAAAAGCCGCTCTGCTTGGAAAATCTTGGCCAACTGCTTACGAACCAGCCCCAAAGGCAAGTCGAAGCAGTTGCTGCGTACCAGGAGGCTCTGGCGGGGTTCTCGGCTTCGGGTCACACAGACGAAGTCAATCGTGTGCAAGCGATACTCAATAGGCTTGAGACACAGTAA
- the glmM gene encoding phosphoglucosamine mutase, with protein sequence MGNDKKLFGTDGVRGVANVEPVTSETALKLGRAAAHVFKTRTPVAKGHGRHKIVVGKDTRLSGYMMENAVSAGILSMGVDVLLIGPLPTPGVAYTTRSLRADAGIVLTASHNPYEDNGIKFFRDDGYKLDDAIEKEIEDLVFSGKIEKIRPTADAIGKAMRIDDALGRYVESVKAAFPKGMTLEGLRVVVDAGNGATYKSTPCVLRELGAKVTVLNDTPDGTNINKECGSTYPDVVCRAIREHGADIGLSHDGDGDRVQLCDEAGNLVDGDDVLAITALDWLARGSLKKNTLVATVMSNLGLDHAIHQAGGEVVRTQVGDRYVIERMLQDDLNVGGEQSGHMIFRDFTTTGDGIVSALQVLRIMMDTGKTLSELRKVCTKFPQVVVNVRVKDKPAWDTLPDVMQLVKEVEGKLNGRGRVLLRYSGTEPKARLLIEGPDHNQIKSFADEIAGRIKERIGA encoded by the coding sequence ATGGGGAATGACAAGAAGTTGTTCGGGACCGACGGGGTCCGCGGCGTGGCCAACGTCGAGCCGGTCACCTCGGAAACGGCCCTGAAGCTCGGCCGCGCGGCAGCGCATGTTTTCAAGACGCGCACTCCGGTAGCCAAGGGGCACGGCCGCCATAAGATCGTTGTCGGCAAGGACACGCGGCTGAGCGGCTATATGATGGAGAACGCCGTCTCCGCCGGCATCCTTTCGATGGGAGTGGACGTGCTCCTCATCGGTCCGCTGCCAACCCCTGGCGTCGCCTACACGACGCGCTCGCTACGCGCCGACGCGGGGATCGTGCTCACCGCTTCTCACAATCCTTACGAAGACAACGGTATCAAGTTTTTTCGTGATGATGGCTACAAACTCGACGACGCGATCGAGAAGGAGATCGAGGATTTGGTTTTCAGCGGCAAGATCGAAAAGATTCGCCCGACCGCCGATGCCATCGGCAAGGCCATGCGCATCGATGACGCGCTCGGCCGGTATGTCGAGTCTGTGAAGGCGGCTTTTCCCAAAGGGATGACGCTGGAGGGCCTGCGCGTCGTGGTGGACGCGGGCAACGGCGCGACGTACAAGAGCACCCCGTGCGTCTTGCGTGAGTTGGGCGCGAAAGTCACCGTGCTCAACGACACTCCCGACGGCACGAACATCAACAAGGAATGCGGCAGCACCTATCCGGATGTGGTTTGCCGCGCGATACGCGAACACGGAGCCGACATCGGCCTCTCGCACGACGGGGATGGCGACCGAGTCCAGTTGTGCGATGAAGCGGGCAATCTCGTCGACGGCGACGACGTGCTGGCGATCACGGCGTTGGATTGGCTCGCGCGCGGCTCGCTCAAGAAGAACACACTCGTGGCCACCGTAATGAGCAATCTCGGACTCGACCACGCGATTCACCAGGCCGGCGGGGAGGTCGTGCGGACACAGGTCGGTGACCGCTACGTTATCGAGCGGATGCTGCAGGACGACCTGAACGTCGGCGGCGAGCAATCCGGCCACATGATCTTCCGTGACTTCACCACCACCGGCGACGGCATCGTCAGCGCGCTGCAAGTGTTGCGCATTATGATGGACACCGGCAAGACGTTGAGTGAACTGCGCAAGGTGTGCACCAAGTTTCCGCAGGTCGTGGTGAACGTGAGAGTGAAAGACAAGCCCGCGTGGGACACGCTTCCTGACGTGATGCAGCTCGTCAAAGAGGTCGAAGGCAAACTCAACGGCCGGGGCCGTGTCCTGCTCCGTTACTCCGGCACGGAACCCAAAGCCCGCCTCCTCATTGAAGGCCCCGACCACAACCAGATCAAATCGTTCGCTGACGAAATCGCGGGACGGATCAAAGAGCGAATCGGCGCATAG